A DNA window from Hemibagrus wyckioides isolate EC202008001 linkage group LG11, SWU_Hwy_1.0, whole genome shotgun sequence contains the following coding sequences:
- the kynu gene encoding kynureninase — translation MDPFAAGSPQEVIDRVSTQLGCSTTSREVAEYFDQHDKLRDLRREFLVPKVADLPQCDLTLVDGSEDCIYFVGNSLGLQPKNTKKYIDEELEKWAKIGAHGHVMGSRPWAWAENNLEALMAKVVGAKPEEVALLNGLTVNLHLLMLAFYKPTANRHKIVLEEKAFPSDHYAVESQIRLRGFDPSKSMVLLKPRAGEDTLRTEDIVSTIEREGDSVAVVMLGGVQYYTGQLFDMEVITKAGQAWGCYVGFDCAHAVGNAELRLHDWGVDFACWCTYKYMNSGAGGLAGAYIHEKHASTVKPVLLGWWGHKLDTRFQMSNVMSLQPGVSGFRLSNQPILLVCPLQASLEIFNKTTMSDLRKKSILLTGYLEHLLKHYYSEDKSEPRKPHVRIITPSNPLERGCQLSLSFSVPIRAVFQELEKRGVACDMREPDVLRVAPVPLYNSFTDVHRFISVLRAALEASKQSKQH, via the exons ATGGATCCTTTTGCAGCCGGCTCACCACAGGAAGTTATCGACAGGGTGTCCACACAGCTGGGATGCAGCACAACGTCTCGTGAGGTAGCTGAATACTTCGACCAACATGACAAGCTGAGGGATTTGCGTCGGGAATTCCTGGTTCCGAAAGTAGCCGATCTTCCTCAGT GTGACCTGACACTCGTAGATGGCTCAGAAGATTGCATTTACTTTGTAGGCAACTCTCTAGGACTACAACccaaaaataccaaaaaatacATTGATGAGGAGTTGGAGAAATGGGCTAAAAT AGGAGCCCATGGACATGTGATGGGGTCGCGCCCGTGGGCCTGGGCTGAGAATAATCTGGAGGCTCTCATGGCAAAGGTTGTGG gTGCTAAACCAGAGGAAGTGGCCTTATTGAACGGTTTGACTGTCAATCTGCACCTCCTGATG CTCGCATTTTACAAGCCCACTGCAAACCGTCACAAAATCGTTCTGGAGGAAAAGGCCTTTCCTTCTGACCAC tatgctGTGGAATCTCAAATACGCTTAAGAGGATTTGACCCTAGCAAGAGCATGGTCCTTCTCAAACCCCGAGCC GGCGAGGACACGCTGAGAACGGAGGACATCGTGTCCACGATCGAGCGAGAAGGAGACTCTGTTGCAGTGGTGATGCTCGGTGGAGTCCAGTACTACACTGGCCAGCTGTTCGATATGGAGGTCATCACTAAAGCAGGCCAGGCCTGG ggttGCTATGTAGGGTTTGACTGTGCACATGCAGTAGGTAACGCAGAGCTGAGACTACATGACTGGGGTGTCGACTTCGCCTGCTGGTGCACCTACAAA tatATGAACTCTGGAGCAGGTGGCTTGGCCGGAGCATATATACATGAGAAACATGCTTCAACAGTTAAACCGGT GCTTCTCGGTTGGTGGGGTCACAAGTTGGACACTAGATTCCAGATGAGCAATG tgATGAGCCTGCAGCCTGGAGTTAGTGGATTTAGACTTTCAAATCAACCCATTTTACTGGTGTGTCCCTTACAGGCTAGTCTAGAG ATCTTTAACAAAACTACCATGAGTGATCTGAGGAAGAAGTCTATCCTGTTAACTGGATATCTGGAGCACCTCCTGAAGCACTACTACAGCGAGGACAAGTCAGAGCCGCGGAAACCTCACGTCCGTATCATTACGCCTAGCAACCCGTTGGAGAGAGGATGCCagctctctctatctttctcggTTCCCATCAGAGCCGTCTTTCAAGAGCTCGAGAAGAGAGGAGTCGCA TGTGACATGAGGGAACCGGATGTGCTGCGTGTAGCTCCTGTTCCTCTCTACAACTCCTTCACTGATGTACATCGCTTCATCTCGGTGCTCAGAGCAGCTCTGGAAGCCAGCAAACAATCCAAACAACACTGA